The genomic region cctgtatttacaagaatttttttgttttccatgctacCTTTCCCAatagtatttcccttagtgagaatctaggtatcaatctagtaggagaatcacacaaagcctcgtgaacaacacctacacacacaaaagcaaatacttgcgcccaacgcgggcaagagggttgtcaatccccttgaacttgttacttgcaaggattaatttGATAGTGATAGGTAGAAaagtaaattgcaaaacaaaataaaagaaataaaattgcagctaggtatttttagattttatatatgattaaagtagatccggggggcatagttttcactagaggcttctctctcgagcacataacatacgatgggtgaacacattactgttgagcaattgatagaaaattgcatagttatgacaatattcaaggcaatgatcatgcatataggcatcacgtctaagacaagtagaccgactcatgcctgcatctactactattactccaccaatcgaccgctatccagcatgcatctatagtattaaattcatgaaaaatagagtaacgccttaagcaagatgacatgatgtagacaaagtaaactcaagcaatatgaatgaaccccgtcattttatccttaatgacaacaatacaaatatgtgccttgtccccttctgtcactgggatacagagcaccgcaagattgaacccattacaaagcacctctccttctcaagataaatcaatctagttggccgaaccaaacagatagatcataAGAAATACTAAGGTATAACAAtaatgcataataaagttcagaaaagactcaattactttcaatgaataatctgatcataaacccacaattcatgggatcccAACGAAGacaccgcaaaagaaaattacatcggatagaactccaagaagatcgaggagaacattgtattgaagatcaaagagagagagaagaacccaCCTAGATattagctatggactcgtaggtctgtgatgaactactcacgcatcatcggaaggcagcAGGGATGACGCAAAAGCCCTCCGTGaacgattccccctctggcagagtactaaaaaaggcctccagatgggattgcGGAAGAACAGAAGTTTGCAGCGACGGAAAAAATGTcgggtggctctctattggtttcccaatatttgacaacttatagaggtggaattagaaTTTACAGTGTGAAGGATCAAAGATGCCTCAACCAAATTTTACTTTCCTTAGTTGATTTTTAGAGAGGGATTCCAGAAAAGTAAGCTCTTTAGAAACGCAATTGGGTGATACACCCTAAATGATGAGCTACAACAAGCAAGCAATCTACACAAGGCAAGACTACCAAGCAAGTAATCTCGAAGTTCGCACTATTGTGGTAATGCTAATATTGGTTGTAGAGGTGGAGGTCGACGAATGCCCACACGACAACGAATGTCTcactaaggccaactccaacgcatgaccccatTGATCTGCATGTATCTGTTTGAGTCCGAACGGACAAAAGCGAAGACCCAACATGCAGACCCTTGCCATTTCTTTGTCCCTTTTGTGCTCGCTCAGACCCATTTTCATCCTAAATTTACTCCTGATTTGAGTCCGAAGCGGACACAAACTAGAATTTTTTTCGTCCCCGTTGTCCGGCAGTGTCCGCTGCACTCCCTGCCTTCCTCACCAGCcatacacccacccacccaccccaactccaacgcacgacgaCGGTTGTTGTTACCGCAGGCGAATCGGGGGGCAATTGTGGTTCTTAGGACAAGCCTTTGATAAACAATTACACTATTAATATGTAATTTTCATGATACAAATTCAATGACATCAATTTTATGTCGAAGCAATTGTGGCCCGACGATTTGTCCTACCGAGATCTGACATGCAGAGCAAAAAACAAAGGGGGTATATCAATTGACACTAGAAAATGAAGACACGTGACTATCAACGGTCATCTTTACTACTACACATGTCTCTGAAAAAGAAGCCTTATAAATTTTGTCTAAATTCAAACGGTGTcaagtttgatcaagtttatagaaaaatatcaaAAACTACAATACCAAATTAATGTCATTAGATACTTAACAAAATATATTTATATATTATgtctgtttttctattttattgTTCATGATTTTGATCATAAgtttaagagcatctacaaccggacatggCACATTCGACTCCTCAACGCGTCCATGGACAATGACCGGTCACGCCTCAATTATTTGATTCTACATTCGGGCATCTCAAATTAGAaatctcaaatccatattattacatgcaacataaACCGATCTTTAAGCGGATCTCTCTGGTTCCGCCGTGCCCATGTCCGGCGGTAGGCTGAGCTTCCTAGAGTGTTGGTCTGGTCGCcggcaaggtagagtagggcatgtgacacgagccggctcaagggACTCAAGTCGTTGCCGTCTCCCAttccctactcttcctcgtcggagcccggaacccgaacggtgtcggtggacttcagaTCGATAATGGATCCATCTTGGGACGAGCCGACGACATCCATCACGCCGCGATTGTGGTGCCTGGACTGGTGCACCATACGGGGCGAcggagaatgcgactccgcctcgccgacgtccaccgccGTCTCACTCGCCCGCTGCCTCGCATGATGGGCACGTCGTGCCATGTGTTGGGTTGATGGACACCCATTGTGCGTCCATGGCCTCGGAGTGCCAACGGAGGGGTTCCGCGTCCTCCACCGTGTTTGAACGCCAATCGGGCCGCACGACCTCCGGTGAGGCAGCAACGACACACTTAGTGTCGGATCCATGCACCATTTGGACAGACGGAATGGATTCCTAATGGAAGGAGTCTAAGTGCTGCCTCAAGGGCctcctcccgggagcggcggagCGCAAGCCGAATGGTCATCTCCTCGTCAAGGGCCGCGTGGGATGAGCCTGGGGTCGACGAATCTGGAGGTGAAGGAATCGAATCCGCTATCCGTTATGCTGGAGAAGGTCGGAGCTTGCCGGGCAGGAGCTTGGGTGGGGGAGGGGAGTGTAGGGAGTGGaatgaagtggctagggtttgataCGGCAAGCGGGTGGGGAGAAATATATGTGTGGGCCAGTGTTGGCCGGTGTCCGATGTGACGGATGCACCCGGGCGCTTCATATCCACTTCATATTTAGGTTGGGTATAAAGGGTGCCGGTCAGGTCGGACGTTTGAGGCATGCGTGTTTGAGGCAAGTTTGAGACGTTCGGCTGTAGATGCTTTAATTAAACTTTGCACAGTTTGACTTGAAACCAAAATTTACAAGGTTCTCTTTTTCAAAGATAGGGAGGGAGTATAGGGCCAGCAACTCGGCCCTCTTGAAGAAGACAGAGGTCTCTCCCATTCCCGCCGACTGCTTCCCCCAGCCAGACCAAACCAGCATGCGATGCGGCCGTACATCCCCAAGGCAACCTTCGCCTTCTGCCACTCGCTCCTCTCCTCCCGCTTccggccgtccgccgccgcccccgcggcgCCGCTCCTCCCCGTCCAGGCCCTCCTCACCACCGCCGGCCTCTCCCCGCGCCACCCGGAGCTCTCCCTCGTCGCGCTCAACTCGCTCCTCCGCGTCCTCGCCCGCGGCGCCTCCTCCCAGGCCCACCCGCTCCTcgccctccgcctcctcctcctcatgctctcccccgcctcgccgctccccggccccgaccacctctccttccccttcgccctctccgccgccgccgtggcccccGTTGCCCCGCCCCCCGGCCCGCAGCTCCACGCGCTCCTCCTCAAGAACGCCCTCTTCCCCTCCGACCACTACGTCACCACCGCGCTGCTGCAGCTCCACGCGCCCCGCCCGGACGACGCGCGGAGGGTGTTCGACGAGTTGCCGCGGCGGGAGGCCATCCACTACGACCTGGTCATCGGGGCGTACGCGCGCGCCGGGATGGCTGCCGAGGGGCTGGCGCTGTTCAGGGCCATGTTCGCGGACGGGGTGGCGCCGGATGCCGTCGTGCTCACGACGGCCATAGCGGCGTGCGCCCAGTCCGGCGCGCTGGAGTGCGGGGAGTGGGTGCACCGGTACGTGGAGAGCAACGCGCCGGGGCTGCTTGTGGACGCGTTCGTCGGGTCGGCGCTGGTGAGCATGTATGCCAAGTGCGGCTGCCTACAGGAGGCGGTCAGGGTGTTCGAGGGAATGCCCGAGCGGAATGAATACGTCTGGGGCACCATGGTCGGCGCGTTCGCAGTGCACGgcatggcgagggaggcagtggcgTGCTTGGAGAGGATGGCAGGCGAGGACGGGGTGTGCCCGGACGGCGTGGCGGTGCTCGGGGCGCTGTCCGCCTGCGCACACGCCGGAAAGGTTGAAGACGGGCTCAGACTTCTCAAGGAGATGCGCAGGCGGTACGGGGTCACCCCGGGGCACGAGCACTTCAGCTGCACGGTCGACATGCTGTGCCGGGTCGGGCGGCTGGAGGATGCGGTGGGGCTGATCGGGACAATGCCGATGACCCCACTCGCATCGGTGTGGGGGTCTCTCCTAGCAGGCTGCCGGATGTACGGCAATGTCGAGTTGGCAGAGGTGGCAGCCAAGGAGCTTGAGAAGCTAGGCATGGGCGCGGACGAGGGCGTGTACGTCCAGCTGTCCAACATTTATCTGGACGCCAACCGCAAGGATGATGCGCGGAGGGTGCGAAAGCTGATCGGAAATCGGGGGCTCAAGAAGGTCCCGGCATATAGCGCGGTCGAGATCGATGGCGAGCTAAGCTCGTTCGTCGCTGACGACCAGGCGCATCCGAGGCGCTTCGAGATATGGGACTTGCTTGGGCTGCTCGCTGACCAGATGGGGCGGAAgccagacgaggaggaggaggaagaaacaacCTTTTCATTGCATCCTTGTAACAagaaaaacaaatttgaaaaccATGTAACAGACTAACAAGTTAAGCAGTGAGCGCGGAGCAGCAAACGATATTTATTGATTTATTGCCAAGGAATATGATACTCAGGAAAGAACAGAGCAGTGTTCAGCACCAAACACAAAGTATTTTGCTTcgaattttttccttttctttctagtTTTGCTCAAATTTGATTGGGTCGTCTTGATATATGATGGAATGGTTCGCCAGCACTGCTTGACCTCTTGATCATACTGAAGTTTCCATTTTCCTAAGAGATTCTGTATTGTTGATTTCTTAGAGAATTTTTTGGCCTTAAAATCTTCAGCCATATTGCCTAATCAAATGCAAGGCTCAGTGTACCATATTATCTTTTGTAGGATTGTTCTTCTGGCATTAGGATTGTTCTTCTGGTATCATTAGGGTTACAATTACTATTTGACTTTCGGTTCTTATATTGGTGCACCTTTAACCCGCCCTGTATTTCCTGAACAGCGTAATTAAGGATTTGCTTCGCCCACTGATTGGATCATATGCTACTTAGTTAGGTAACCCAATTACCTGTCATTTCTAGTTCCATTATGGTTACTTACCTGTCAGTAGAATCTATCCTCACCTACAGGTTGCTTGGATGCTTAGTTCAGAGGCATCCATTTCTAATGTCAGAATATGTTGCAGACTTTAAGGTGTGCAATCCATACCATCAGGAGGGAAAAGATACCAGGAGACTTCTGTTTGCAAGCATATGTGGATGCTGAAATGGTTAGTATGGTATGAACCTTTCAGACAGTGCAGAAGGAATTATTCaaatccttttctaaaaaaaggaattattcaaatactccctccgttcctaaatatttgtctttttagaggtttcaaatggtgactacatacggagcaaaatgagtgaatctatactctaaaatatgtctatatacatccgtatgtggtgaccatttgaaatctctagaaagacaaatatttaggaacggagggagtacttacgaATCATGAGTTCTAATAACAGCCTATTTCTTCCGAGTGGATATTTTGAACTTCGTGGTTGAGACAAACACTTTGATACCAACGAACCAAATTCTCAAGCAAGCAACATAGTGATGTTTATTCCTCATCCTTAGTGAATTATCATTTCTAGATAGCTAGGTACAAATTTGATAGACCATAAGGGGGATTCTACCCTCATCCATGTAGTATATGTTGCCATAGTAGTTGGTACACTAGACTGGTCATTTTCATTATCTTTGACAAGTAAGGATTTTTTTTTCATGTATACAAAATGTCTAGAACCTCCGGGTTTTGCATCTCATAGTGATATTGGAGAAGTCCTTTGAGAAGGATGTGATGATTTCCATGTTATTCCATAATAGCCTTTCTCCAGCCCGACCATTTTGGAACAAGCTTTTCCTTTTTCGCTCTTTCTCTTATCCTTGGTTCATTGTTTTCAGACGGGAAGGATAAACTATTATAAGAAGCTTTACATTCACATCAATATTTACAAGGTACAATACATTCATGCATAGGGACGAATGTGTGATATGAAACCAATCATTTTTCACAAACCGGTTTCTGTGGGATCTTTTCTCAAAAGATAACCAACAACCCAACATCTTACTTACTTACTTACATATCATCAAATTCCCCTAGAAACTGCAACGAGACGGGTGTTTTTCCATTCATCTTTCTTTCTCACAAATTGGCACCGTACATACATATAAATCGGTACCGTGTATAATAATGTTTCTGCAGTCTGCACAGTTCATGTTGAACTGGAAATAATACATCAATCGCAACTAGTACTAAATAATCGTAGCGTTCACCGAAGCGGGTATCGTGGCTGCTAGGCCGGCAGCACCGATGGAGCAACCCTGCAGGTGTTGTAGGACTGGCAATGGCAACACTTTCTCTGTCCCGTCATGCCCGGATACACCCGGGTCGTGTCCCAGCAGTGGTTGCACACGATCCATCCCTGCACCCACCCACAAACACACGCCACTAGTAATGGCATCAGAAAACCATCACATTTATATAACTTGCTACTACTAGAAGAATAGTGGTAATGAGTCTGAGTCAGTTGAAgccttttttttaagaaaaagtaTATTTTCAAATTTCCAGAAATTATGCAGTACTTTTTTTGCGGAAAAAATTATGCAGTACTCTTTTCCACAAGTACATATGCATTCTTATTATGTTCCTATAAAATTTCACAAAGAAACATGTTTATTTGAGGGCTACAAAAATATGTGAGTTGCAAATGTGTCACTGACCTTTCCCATGTGTAAGAACTTCGCCTCAATCTGACAAAAAGAGATACAAAAAAAAAATCTCAGGCCGGGGCCAAGAACATGAAGAGAAAAGGAACCAAGATGAAAATCATGCTTGCTACGGATCTTACTGAGAAAATACTTACCTCGGCATCTAAGGCCCTCAGGAATTTCTCCATGTCAAAGATGGACACGGAGCACATGGGGCAAGTGAACCTGCAGATACGTGGAGGATAGCGTTATCTATCTATCCAAGCAA from Triticum aestivum cultivar Chinese Spring chromosome 4A, IWGSC CS RefSeq v2.1, whole genome shotgun sequence harbors:
- the LOC123082302 gene encoding putative pentatricopeptide repeat-containing protein At3g28640, yielding MRPYIPKATFAFCHSLLSSRFRPSAAAPAAPLLPVQALLTTAGLSPRHPELSLVALNSLLRVLARGASSQAHPLLALRLLLLMLSPASPLPGPDHLSFPFALSAAAVAPVAPPPGPQLHALLLKNALFPSDHYVTTALLQLHAPRPDDARRVFDELPRREAIHYDLVIGAYARAGMAAEGLALFRAMFADGVAPDAVVLTTAIAACAQSGALECGEWVHRYVESNAPGLLVDAFVGSALVSMYAKCGCLQEAVRVFEGMPERNEYVWGTMVGAFAVHGMAREAVACLERMAGEDGVCPDGVAVLGALSACAHAGKVEDGLRLLKEMRRRYGVTPGHEHFSCTVDMLCRVGRLEDAVGLIGTMPMTPLASVWGSLLAGCRMYGNVELAEVAAKELEKLGMGADEGVYVQLSNIYLDANRKDDARRVRKLIGNRGLKKVPAYSAVEIDGELSSFVADDQAHPRRFEIWDLLGLLADQMGRKPDEEEEEETTFSLHPCNKKNKFENHVTD